CTTCGCGTTTCTTCACAGTGATGACACGTGCGTTTGTAATtgcattcatttttattttattaatattactgaCCCGGTCCCGAATCTTAATAACATGAAATCATGAAATTTGGTTTACTTACATATTAAATCCCATAAGCTTATCtagaataccaaatttcataacTACAACATTGATAAATTAACATCTAAAaatcgtaaaatttaaaaagacataCCTGTAGGTGGATCAAAATGTTTTCCCACTTCTAGATGACTGTCTAGATATAAAGGAAAAAATCCGAAAACGATGAATTTCAACGAATTGAGATCTTTGTATGGACCAATTTAGTACTGATACACTGGCTAATCACATTGTTtaccaaaaattattaatagcaATGTTTTAAAATTCTAGATGTTgctattaatattttgaaaggCTCTTTTTTGACCAAGATTAAATGGACCCGGTCAAGCCTCGCATTGAccttacacctaccctaccctactcctactcgaGCGACCCTTACCCAACCCTAATGATGGATTTAAAATCGAGCCCGCCAAAATCGGGACGACTGGCAACGCTGGTTGATAGGTACCCCACTCGGGTACTTGTTATGGCTTATAAGCATCCGCTAACAAAGGATCATGATCAATTCTTTAAGGGGATAAAAATAAGGGTTGAAGTTTAcactgatttccacgcggaagcGGGCGCGTTATATTAGAATTATAAGGGAACTAGCGGACgagggcgttcgctagttcCCTTATAATTCTAATATACTACACTTTCATATAGGTAACAGCTGCTTACTACCagctagtaggtaggtaagttcCTTCGTCGGGTTTAAAATGGTTCTGAGAGAAGTGTTGTGCTGTGAAAATCACGTGAAAATGTAATCTTTCGACGCGCAAACCCAAAATATGTTCTTTGAATAATAAAGTGAACACTGAACTGTAgatagtaagtaggtaattattattttacgtgtTTATTAGGTACATTAATAAGTACAATAACAACAACGAAAACAAAGTTATCTGCAATATTGGACGGGAGTAATCTCAACGTTCAAGAACTGCTACAGTGGTGCCTTTCTTGGCAATGTTATGAGGCGAGAGATCGTAGAACGTGAGAACAAATCTggtaacaaaagaaaaaaataataagtaggaCATTGTTCACAATCttcccaattttttttatataattcctCTTTTCCTCCAATTAGTCAGAAAGGCTGATACGATGACGACGGACAGGCGAGTGGCAATCCTGTTTATAGGAAGGGATtagggagcttagacccaccacacttccccgatgcgggttggcgggaaaATTCCTTAACGACTaccatcagatgttaataatgacCAATAGTCGGcgccgacggcttaacgtaaTCTCCGAGACACGACCTTGGAAgcagtttataaaaataaagatgatGCCTCAATAGTGCCAGAGTGAAGGGGACGGGATCGGCATGCAGAGATCATGGTTTTGCCGCCGGCATTCCGTTGTCAGTCCGGCGCAGTCTTCTACAACTAATTGGAGGGGGGATTATTGGTCATACTAGGATTTGCAGACATGGCTTattcttataagaaaaaataagtGTTACCTTCCAGGTGTCACTCCCAGCTCATTGTGGATAACAGCCGATAACAGTTCCGCAATACGTATGTTTTGGTCGGGCCCCAGATGTCCAATAGACTCCAGAGAAGCCGTCGCCGCCGGCAGTGAGGAGTCACCGTCGATTGTCACCAGGCAGTCCGTTTGCAACATACAAGTGAATTTctgtaaataagtaggtacatattttatgaaaactcAGAAGTGGATGTTGAAGAAAGGCTTCAGGTAAATTTACAACTTTACCAAAAACCTTGCGCAGTCCCCGCGCCATCTAGCGTCGGTACGGGTCAACGCAAGAGTCAAGTGTCGTCATATCCTTGCCTTGCCACAGGAGCTCCGAGGTACGTCAGATGTGACATCATCCACCGTAACACCAGGACGCCCTCCGTGGAGAAGTTCGTCCGAGGTCTAGCGCGCCGAATGTTTTTCTGGCACATTCAGTAATGTTTCCTGGTGAAAGTCCAATGATAAATACgctttaaaactgttactcACTTCGCTCGggatagcgcagtgttggtcgaccccccactaggcggACCGAAGACATCAGCGGGTGCAGGGAGCCGccggatgctggcggctcgagaccgtggtgtttggaagtttgtGAAAGAGGCCTGTCCTGTgttcagctgtggacgtccatcggctgctaatgatgatgatgatgatgatgatgatgatgatgatgatgatgatgatgatgatgtaatgatgatgatgatcatgatgatgatgatgatgatgatgctgatgatgatgatgatgatgatgatgatgatgatgatgatgatgtaatgatgatgatgatgatgatgatgatgatgatgatgatgtaatgatgatgatgatgatgagtacaTTACAATTTAACCAAGTACTTACATCGGCATCCTTTTTAACTCCGTCCACAAGAACTggaataatttttttcataaaatcccCAGATATTTGCGATTTTGAAACgttagtaaaaatctttaagaTCGGCATTTCTAAGTATTTTTATGTGTCatgtattacgagtattatactgagagtattttatttataatcctttaattttattataatattatagtacattTATGTATGGAGCGACACAACAACCAACAaatgtaaatacattttaaatgtcaTTCTCTTGATTGCGATAAAAATGTACTATAACACGTACGGTACAGTCCTAACTATATGAGAAGAGTGTTATGAGAAAGCATTTGTCATTATCAAtagacattttatatatttcctccagtatatttacaatttaatgtgaaaagttttagtaggtaataattagtttgtaaaaaactaataacGACGGTATTGTACATATACTATTATGGTATGAATGTATGACTGTATGactgtattatattaaaacataatatacttgATCCGTGgaacaaaacataaatttaattttccgtgGGTAGCTTCAtgttgatgagacgctcaacttttttatttacgtaaattcttgattctggtagctaactgctttaccaggtaataaaaatttgtactgagcgtcggaacgagacaatgtagcacgcaatttgtaggacattgtgactgttaatttgtataacttttaaataagcaacagtaataaatacatctggttagtaatatgtttggtaaactaccctcctcccaacttataTCAACAACggggttattaaaagttgttactaattagctatttttttttatgaaataaataaattattaaattaaaagactTGTTTGCTTCTATAAGCATTGCTAAGAaacaataacattaaattattatttatgatatcgtatataatttattttcaagtatatttatttccatacatttggAGACACTTTTTTTACACATTGAGTGTGTGACAATCGTTTCGTAACGTAATATCGTTTAAGCCGTAGTCACTTAGATGAAagatcatacatttttagcttcataACATtcaatgtaacatttttcagtaaattcagtataaacataaacgcaaaaataacaaagatagcTGTATCGATGtacgtcaacccatattcggctcactgctgagctcgagtctcctctcagaatgagaggggttaggccaatagtccaccacgctggcccaatgcggattggcagacttcacacacgcagagaattaagataattctctggtatgcaggtttcctcacgatgttttccttcaccgattgacacgtgatatttaatttcttaaaatgcacacaactgaaaaattggaggtgcatgccccgaccggattcgaacccacaccctccggaatcagaggcagaggtcatatccactgggctatcacggctctgtaatCTAAAAATGTAATGTATCGATGTACTGAAATGATATTTTgattaaacgcccatacaaatttaatGACTTCGTGAATGATACGACGAAATTACGTTTAAGTGTGGGCGGTACTACGCGCGTAGCGTTTTGCAACAGTGCCGTAAATATGTCTCTGTACTATACCCCGGTAGTTCCGGAACTAATAATCTCAGATACcgtgttacttctacaaaatgaCTTCTAATTTCGTACGTTATAAATGTCATAACGGCCATCTCAGTATGTCGAGAATATAACTTTAAAACGATGTTATCAATTGTTTATTAAAAGATAGCGATacgaaatgtttattttaaataaatacctatttattacaCAGTGGGTTGAAGCTCTGACTCTATAGGTACGATAAAAAACAAACTACAaagtttttctgtctgtcttttcGCAATGAACtctaaactactaaactgattttcacgAGTTGTTCACCACTAtaaattcgtttgtaacactcctaTGCCCCTCCCACTGCCCCGCGCCCACgacttcacactcgcgcagtcctttccccccgtcgcccgcatatcatgggagtgttatcaacgaactcgGCAAGTTATAGATTAAGTGTATTTAATTTGCCAAGGTTCTGTGTGTTTGAAGCGTTGGGACAGTTACAACCTGCCTATCGCTCAATCCTTGATACAAAACAACGCATGGTGGCGCTGGGATGTGCCACTTGTGTAGGTTTTAGGTTTGCGAGCAAACTCGACATTTGTGCTAGAATTGTTTTACATTGACGAGTAGTCCATGATTGCGATCTCATGCAGGCTACGACAGTAACTGTAGTGCTAATCGTGCCCAACTTCGGACCGGACTTCGGCTATAGATGTACCTGATACTGATACTGATTATATGTAGGTAACATATAATCAGTATCAtcgttaacagccgatggacgtccactgctggaggCCTTTTgcacggacttccaaacaaaacggtctcgagccgcgatcatccagctgctccctgcaacccgcttgatgtcttcacctagtggggggtcggccaacactgcgctttccggtgcggggtcgccatttcagcaccttgggaccccaacgtccatcggctcttcgaactatgtggcctgcccattgccacttccagcttcgcgactcgctgagctatattagtgactttggttcttctgcggatctcttcactACTGACCAAGTTAATAACCAAGTGGTTGACCCATCAGAACCTGTTTGTGTGTGAAACAGAATTAGTGTAAGGCATTGTGAACTGCGATACAACTGTAAAATAAGTCTTTTACATATTCCTTTCATACTGTATTCAGACCTAAAAAATAATGAAGACCAAATTTGTTCATCTCAGTGATTGCGATAAAATTATATCAGGCGTTCATGATAGTTACCATTTGGCTAAGTAATAGCAGAAATCGGTTCAGAGATAactccctacaacaccacaaactttatgtTAAGTAGTGCTAAGCCATGTTTTCATTGACTTCTCATTTGTGACCCTATACGAGTATTAATAAGCCCTCTCGACCCTTTGTCAGCAGGTAAGTGGAGCCTTTGAAATTCAGCCTTTTTCTGGTAAGCTTTATTCATCGCTAGACAATTATTAAAGTCGCGCTAGagcctatctctagtataaaatatcgctgGTTGCTAGCAGTTTCATagttgtaagaaattaaatgtcacgtgtctcaaacggtgaagtaaaacaatgtgacgaaacctgcacacctgagcattcccttcattctctgcgtgtgtgaaatctgctaattcgcattgggccagcgtgctagactattggcctaacctctctcattgtgagaggagactcgagctcagcagtgagccgaataggggttgataatgaatgaatgatgaattctaaaaaaaataagagagCTCGGTTCAGCTGTTcgcgcttcagtagtagcggcattaaagagtaacaaacaatcaaacatacatcgatacaaactttcgcgtttatatatgtcagtatagacaaaatataatatggcACCGACGAGTACTCGTATATCAAAAAAGAGCAAATTATACATCATTGTTCTATTAGAAAGataataatatgtcaaatttaattactaaaataaaatacaattttaagaCACTAGTAAAATAAAGATATCAAATTAACTAAAAGAATTACtaggtaaattaaataactaaagtacacaaactaatattaaatagaatTTTCTAAATGACATACAATATAGCCTGCTATTTATGATGTTAGTTTAAATGAAATGGTTCTGTGTCCAGCTGCTGCAGCGCTAACCGACGTCTTTAGTTTCCCAACTATACACATGGATTTATCGAAACCAATCTATTCTGACCCGGTTTAAAACAAAGGTCCCACAATGGCCGCTGCAgccttatttttattatagcatTGTTAAGTCATTATGTAAGTCCGGTCATTGTGGGGTTCATGAGCCGTCCGTTACATGAGCAGCGATCGAGACAATGACGGCACGGTACAGATATGGTACTGCGTCCACGCTCGACATGCATAACACTTGACTACTCGTGTGTAATGTGCACTACATACCTACGTGACGGTTGTCATTTGAACATCAAAGCCTGGCATCTCTGCTACGGCTTGGACCTTAGACATAccatgtttatttttcattaagaaTTGTCAGACCAAGTAGATGCCCACCTGATGTAATACTACGAgatctagaataaaaaaaaaaacaaacgaaagaaaatttttgtttgccagtgatgacttacggatccgagacttggtcgctaactggaGACCGTAATATGAAGAcaggttaaaggatacttttagTAGCGAAAATAAAGTCAGaaaagggtgaaataggggttgaaagtttgtatggaaagtcatcCATTTTTCAAGTCACGTTTGTTAATTTGGTATGTGTAGATACTACCaaaaaatagttgaaataaaaaaaaacccctaAAGGTTTTGAAAGggattgaaagattttttagtaTCAATGGTTAAACttttgagttatatatttttgtaaaatggttaatggactatttattatacatttttaaaacataatagtAGCAGAAGGTGAAATAGGGGTGGAAAATTTACATAGAGTCATTACTAGCGAACGAaattgcgggcgtctgctagtaataatattagaGTGTTTCTCTTCATGAGTCTCACGTCAATAGAAAGCGTTCTTGCGGCTGTGCTTCAGTGATCTCTTTGGGGAAACCAAAGGGTTTGTATTTGCGATACAAGATCAGGTGGTAAAGACGCGGAACTACCGAAAGTACATTCTGAAGGGTGGCACTCACGACATCCGTCGAGCCTGTCGCCACCCCGGCGAGTCACTCAGACATTTGCTTTCGGGTTGTTCGGCTCTTTTCAACACTGAGTATCTGCACATACATAAGCAAGCAACCAAAATCATTCACCAAGAGATGCTCGGCCTCCTGGATTAGAAGCagccttattattattacaagaaCAGACTGGTGGTTTTAGTAGACATTTGCAATTCCTTGAGAGAGTTAAGACGGAAAACAAACACAAGTATCTTGACCTGGCTACCGATGCTACTGCCATGTGGCATGGGGAATCCACTGAAATCATTGATCAACGATTTGATCCCGGTCAGCCTCGCTCACCGTCAGGGGCGGCTAGGGTTCtgtggcagttcgctcgcagcCAAGATGCAAGAGCTGGAttcggctaggatagtccgccaGTTTCTCCACCCGTCGCCCTGACCTCCGGCCGTTTGATCTCCCAGCCGGGAGAGTCCTCCGccatatatgtaaattattgaatTTCTTGAAATTTTCTTCGAATGCTCGACCCACGTCACGTTAAAACAAAGCGAAAACAtactaatacctacttatttggcactaaacaataaacatatacAGACACATAACGagaacgctaaaagctaacgctggATACTGACATCGTCGAGTTAACTTTCGCTGTTATTACTCGCTCTTCGGAAAAGTACTGAACGATGCGAGAGATTTGGCAACAAAGCGTGCAGTTGCTTCATGAGTACACTCTTCCGGACTGTCGCCGACTGCGGGTACAACTATAGACAACGTGTATACTGTACAGATGTTATACTAATAAACGTTGTAGTGAACGAATGGATGAACGTGATATGAATGATGCTTGCGTAAAATTGACCAGCTgaagccacggtcggaggccacATCGCAAACCACACTTTACAATAAAGTGCGCATTCCGGCtgcgcgttttttgtgtttgggtaaaattgACCAGCTGAAACCCCCGGCCGAGGGCCGGTGCTCACATTGTACGAGTATAGTCGCTCTCCTGCTAAGAATGAAGCTTATCCATGTGTATTATGTATGTGTAGTGATGAAAGCCCAATCATGGAACCCATTTCTGCGGAGtacctaccagcggcgaagcGGCGCATATAAATTGCATCCT
This genomic interval from Bicyclus anynana chromosome Z, ilBicAnyn1.1, whole genome shotgun sequence contains the following:
- the LOC112056751 gene encoding uncharacterized protein LOC112056751 isoform X1; the encoded protein is MPILKIFTNVSKSQISGDFMKKIIPVLVDGVKKDADKFTCMLQTDCLVTIDGDSSLPAATASLESIGHLGPDQNIRIAELLSAVIHNELGVTPGRFVLTFYDLSPHNIAKKGTTVAVLER
- the LOC112056751 gene encoding uncharacterized protein LOC112056751 isoform X2 produces the protein MARQHPCMCAALATRPGHLTCSSMIRGINKFTCMLQTDCLVTIDGDSSLPAATASLESIGHLGPDQNIRIAELLSAVIHNELGVTPGRFVLTFYDLSPHNIAKKGTTVAVLER
- the LOC112056751 gene encoding uncharacterized protein LOC112056751 isoform X3, which codes for MARQHPCMCAALATRPGHLTCSSMIRGINVSESVTWVEHSKKISRNSIIYIYGGGLSRLGDQTAGGQGDGWRNWRTILAESSSCILAASELPQNPSRP